Proteins encoded by one window of Pseudonocardia alni:
- a CDS encoding DUF998 domain-containing protein: MSSRADGAVLSYLGLRRAVGVIGILLPFVLVTGDLALGGDGLQDSISRYYYSPMRDVFVGSLCAVGVFLFCYRYERPDNRLANITGTAAIAVALLPTRPDGAATTAATVVGYLHLAAATVFFAGLAWFCLVLFTRGGSGTRSKAARNLVYRVCGATIVTCLVLAALDAALVPDAVAERFHTLFWLEAVAILAFGVAWFVKGDTILKDPPTQDPAPVI; encoded by the coding sequence ATGTCCTCGCGTGCCGACGGTGCCGTGCTGTCCTACCTGGGTCTGCGGCGTGCCGTCGGCGTGATCGGGATCCTGCTCCCGTTCGTGCTGGTGACGGGCGACCTGGCCCTCGGCGGCGACGGGCTGCAGGACTCCATCAGCCGCTACTACTACTCGCCGATGCGCGACGTGTTCGTCGGCTCGCTGTGCGCGGTCGGCGTGTTCCTCTTCTGCTACCGCTACGAGCGGCCGGACAACCGGCTCGCCAACATCACCGGGACGGCGGCGATCGCCGTCGCACTGCTGCCCACCCGGCCCGACGGCGCGGCGACGACGGCGGCGACCGTCGTCGGGTACCTCCACCTGGCCGCGGCGACGGTGTTCTTCGCGGGCCTGGCCTGGTTCTGCCTGGTCCTGTTCACCCGCGGCGGATCCGGGACGCGGAGCAAGGCTGCCCGCAACCTCGTCTACCGGGTCTGCGGCGCGACGATCGTGACCTGCCTCGTGCTGGCCGCACTGGACGCGGCACTGGTGCCCGACGCCGTCGCCGAGCGGTTCCACACCCTGTTCTGGCTCGAGGCCGTCGCGATCCTCGCGTTCGGTGTCGCGTGGTTCGTCAAGGGCGACACGATCCTGAAGGACCCACCGACGCAGGACCCGGCGCCGGTGATCTGA